The genomic stretch GCTCATCAAGTAGTTAGACCTCTAGGTAAGTATCTCACTGCTGTCCCACCTGGGAGTCTATCTCAGATGGCTCTGCCCTGTGCTGTGATGCTGTGATGGTTAACACCCGATGTCAACTTGACCGGATGGAGGGAGATGCCTGGATGGCTGGTGAAGCAtttttctgagtgtgtctgtgaggatgttatCAGAGGAGGTTGATATTTGAGTCCGTgggctgggagaggaagacccatccTCAATGTGAGTGGGCACCATCCCATCGGCCACCAGCgtggctagaacaaagcaggtggaagaaggCGGGAGAAGCTGGCTTGCTCGCTGAGTcagcttcctctctcttcccctgcTGTGCCAATCACTTGGTTTCCTCTCCTCCTACCCTTGGACATCAGGCTCTAGGTTCTTTGGCCTTTGAACTCTGGCACTTGCACCAGTGGCCTCCCTGGTGTTCTCGGGCCTTTGGCTGCAGACTGAAGGTTGCACTGTCTCCTTCCATGATTTTTGAGgtttttggacttggactgagccacactaccactttctgtttttcccgggcttgcagacagcctactaTGGGACTTCGCCTTATAATTGTGTGAGCTAATtctcccaaataaactctctttaatattgtgttaggctgttctttttttttttttttcctcaagatggtgtctcattctgtcacccaggctggagtgcagtggtgcgatctcggctcactgcaacctccacctcccaggttcaagtgattctcctgcctcagcctcccaagtagctgggattacaggcacccgccaccacacccggctaatttttgtatttttagtagaaatggggtttcaacatattggccaggctggtctcgaactcctgacctcaagtgatctgcccgccgcggcctcccaaagtgctgggattacaggtgtgagccaccgcatccggctgtgttaggccattcttgcattgctataaagagatatctgagactgggtaatttagaagaaaagaggtttaattggctcatggttctacaggctgtacaggaagcatagcagagATATCTGCTTCTGGAGGGGCCTcgggaagcttccaatcatggcagaagacaaaggggaagcaggtgtctcacatggcgaaagcaggagcaagagacagCGTGGCAGGGGAGGTATCAcacacttttgaacaaccagattttatgtgaactttgagtgagagctcacttatcaccatgGGGATGGTCCAAGCCATTCACGAAGAATCTACCCCTATGATGCAAAACACTTcccaccagcccccacctccaacactggggatacatttcaacatgagatttgggtggggacagataTCCTAACTATatctccctctcacacacacacacacacacacacaaatcctatCAGTTCAGTCCTGGAgaaccctggctaacacagattTGTGATGACCTGCAATATACCATGTCCTCATCCCTGGATCCTGTGAACATCACTTTATATGGCAAAAGGCACTTTGCAGACGTGATGATGGATTTCAAGATGGGAAGAGCTCGTGTGGTAAAGAATTTGTCCCTGGTTCCTGCTAGGAAGTGTCTAAGCCCTTGGAATTTTCCAAGTGCTGTGAGTCTTTGTTATTCATCAGAGCCCTGGACCACACTTGGGTTTATATGAGGGGGTGGCttaggatgggggctggtcatgCCAGATACATCAACCATGAGGGTTGGAATTTGCAGCCACTTGACCGAAAGGGGGACTGGAGATAAAGTTCAATCACAAGGCCAACGATTCAGTCAATCCTTCCTGTGTAATGAGACCCCACTAAAAACTCCCGAGGCCttgtgaggtggctcatgcctgtaatcccagcactttgggaggccaaggcaggaggatcacttgagctcaggatcccaagaccaacctggacaatatggtgaaaccccatctctacaaaaaatacaaacattagctggacagggtggtgacatgtgcctgtagttccagctactcaagaggctgagaggtgggaggatcacttgagcccagaaggttgaggctgcagtgagctatgattatgccactgcactccagcctgggcaacagggcaagaccgggtctcaaaaaaacaaacaaacaaaactgaaacaCTGAAGGAGTAATTGGATCAATCCTGCCTACATACTGAAACCCCAATAAAAACTCAGGACACCGAGCTCTGGAGCTTCCTGGCTGGTGAACCCATCACCCCGGGAGTGAGGAAGGCATAGAGAGAGTGATGTGTGCTGACGTTATGGGGAAGGACACAGGAGCTCTGTGTTTGGGACCTTCCCAGACCTCACCCTATGTATCTCCTCATTTGGCAGGTCCTGATTTGTATTTtgttaagaaaactgaaatcagggccaggcacagtggctcatgcctgtaatcccagcactttgggaggccaaggcgggtggatcaccagatcAAAAGagtgagactatcctggctaacgtggtgaaaccccatctctactaaaaatataaaaattagccaggcatggtggtggcaggcgcctgtagtcccagctacttgggaggctgaggcaggagaattgcttgaacccaggaggcagaggttgcagtgagctgaggttgcaccgctgcactccagcctgggcgaaagagcgagacactgtctcaaaaaacaaacaaaaaaaacaaaacaaaacaaagaacaaaacaaaacaaaaaacaaactgaaatcgTAAGCATAGCATTTCCTAAGTTCTGGGAGTCATTCTAGTGAATTATGGAACCTGAAGGGGTCATGACAATTTGTAGGCAGTTGATCAGAAATGTGGGTGGCTGGGGATCCCCAAACTTGTAGCTGGTATCTGAAATGAGAGCAGTCTTGATGGGACTGTGTCCTTAACCTGTGGGTGGAGTCTGCACTATCTGGGTGAATAGTGGCAGAACTGCATTTAGAATTAcaggaggccaggagtggtggctcatgcctgtaatccaagtgctttgggaggccaaggtaggcgaatcacttgagctcaggagtttgagaccagcctgggcagcataatgagaccgcttctctacaaaaaataaaaaaaaattagccaggcatggtggcacacgcctgtagtcccagctactcacgaggttgaggcaggaagattgtttgagcctggaggattgcttgaacttgaacctgggaagtcaaggctgccgtgagccatgttcatgctactgcactccagcccaggtgacaaagcgagatcctgcctcaaaaagaaaattaaaaaaaaaaaaaaaaaaaaaaaaaaggaaccacaGGAGATCATCCTGTACTATCAGGTCAGGCCCTAAATGCAATCCCAACTGTTCATATAAGAAGGaggcaagaccagcctgggcagcatagtgacaccccatctctacaaaaaaactaacaaatagcggggtgtggtggtgcatgcctgtagtcccagctacttgggaggctgaggcaggaggatttcttgagcccaggaggttgaggctgcagtgaactatgcttgtgccattgcactccagcctgggtgacagagcaagaccctgtctcaaaaaaaggtgaTTGTGGGGGCATTCATAGAGAGATTTGATACAGAAGAAGTAATTGTCATGGCTGAAGCTAGATGCTACCCTACtgcctttgaagatggaagaagggtCCAGGAGTCAAGAAGGATGAGGACAACAGCTCTAGAAAAGCTAAAGAAGAGGTAAAGAAACATTTtccctttgatatggtttggctgtgtccgcctccccaaatctcagcttgaattgtaataatccccgtggatcaagggtggggccaggtggagataattgaatcatgggggcagttttccccatactgttcttgtggtgtATGAGTCtctcaagatctgatggttttattttttaattttttaatttttttttttttgagatgaactcttgctctgtcacccaggctagagtgcaatggcatgaccttcggctcactgcaacctctgcctcctgggctcaagcagttctcctgcctcagcctcccgagtagctgggattacaggcgcctgccaccacacctggctaatttttgtatttttagtagagatggggtttcaccatattggccaggctggtctcttggccaggctggtctcgaactcctgacctagtgatccatctgccttggcctcccaaagtgctgggattacaagcgtgagccaccatgcccagcctcaagatctgatggttttataaatgagagttcccctgcacaagttatcttgcctgccgccatgtaagacatgcctttgctcttcctctcctttctgccatgattatgaggcctccccagccatgtggaactgtgagtccattaaacctcttccctttataacttacccagtgtcaggtatgtctttattagcagcatgagaacggattAATACATCCTTAGACCTTGGTTTTTGCCCAGCAAAATCCATTACAGTAGTGGTGGGAAACTCAAACACTCCTCCAAGCCAACTGTGTCTGGAAGTCCAGCAGCCTGGCCCTCAGTCCAGTAGGCAAGTCAATAGGCTCCTGGACTTGCCCAGTGCCTGCTCCAGACTGCAGGTTTAGAAGGATCAGAGGATAGGGGGGTTGACAGGTTACAGCAGTGGAAGATTTCCACCTGGCCAGGGAATGTGATGGTGTTCCTTCTATTTCCTGCTCAGCTGATGCTGTTATACAGTCCAGCAGCCTGGGGGCTCCCAGCAGCCTGTAGTTCTAGACTCCGTTCTGCACAGAACTAAAAGCTGCCAACCTGTCACTCCCCTGTTGAACCTGTCTCCATGGGAAATTCTTGGAGAGCCCCTAACTCTCCGAGATGGAAGCAAGAAACTGGGAGTGTAGGGTGAATTCAGATCAAAAGTCCCTGGTTGAGAAACCCAGGTTCTATGTAACATATACCACTGTGTGAATTCAGCAATCTGTATACCTTCCAACCTCctagtattccttttttttttttttttttttttgagacatggtgtCACTGCATTGCCCAGAATGGAGAACAGTGACTATATcaacaggcatgatcatagctcactgccgtttcaaactcctaggcttaagcaattctcccacctcagcctcctgagtaactgggactacgagcttgcaccaccacacccactctCCAAGCCTTTTTCTTCCTGGACCTTCTGCCTCCAAAGTCCTACCTTCCCAGCTTCATCTACTCAAAATTCCATTGTCCCTtggaaaatccaccttctctggaATGTATTTCCTGACTGACCCATCCAATAGTCACAGACCCTAGATGCACTGAGCAGAAGGGACCTGCTCATTCCATCAGGGTACCCTGTCCCCCACCTGCCTCAAGGGCTTTTCTCAGGATACCCATAATCTCCACGAAGACGTGACAGTCTTCTCAAGGACTGCATATCTCAGGATGGTCCCTCTCCCCAAAGACAAAGGTGGCCCTTCCAAATGCTTCAGGTGTCCTCTCCACACACTCATCCATTACATTACTGGTCATTTTGTTCCTGTACCCCGCTAGACCAGAATGCAGCGGTCCCAGGGGAAAGGACTGCGTCTGACCCAtttctgtgtccccagcaccctCCGAGCCAAGCCCTGTGCCAGGGACTGAGGAAGTAATGGTGTAGAGTGGGAAACTGCCCCTACCTTCAAGCCCTCCTGGCCCAGGGCAAGTTACCCACCAAAGGCCAAGAGATCACTGAGAGAGTCCAGGGGTCACTCATACGGATTAAACCAGGACATCCGGAATAAAGCATAGAAGATCTCGCCAGAGCCAGGATCCTGGAttcatttctcaaatatttattgatgcttCCTCAGGCTGCAAAAACAGCTTCCAGTTTGGTGGAAAATGCGAGAAAACCAAACAGCTCCAGTCCTCAGTCACCTAACCTTGGTTAGGGAGAGAAGTGGAGGCATATCACGGGGACGCAGGAGCAGGGATTTTGGAGCTAGTGGAGGTTAGGTTGGGTCTGCGTGAGTGGAGTTGGGATGAGGTCGGCATGGAGGTCCCAGAGCCCAGGCACTGGGATGGACAGGGCTATGTTGGGCCAAGTGTTTCTGAGACTCAGGAGCGGTGGATGAGGAAGAAAAAACTCTTTGGCAATCAGCTCCAGGAGCCAGGGAGGTGAGCAGCCCCCAGGATACGACATGCTGCAATGGGCGCGGCTCCGGGGCACTGGGCGGGGTCAGCAGTTGCGCCTTTTCTCACAGATCCAGCCGTCCTTCTCGCTGTCACACGGTGCGTCGTTCCACAGCCCCGTGTGCAGCATCATGACACAGTTCTCGCGCCCCCAAGCGTCATTGGGCTCTCCCTTGTTCCAGTGGCTACAGGGGGGTTGAGTGGGGGTGTTGCTGGGAATCTAGACAGAGGATGAACTTGGGGTCCCGCCTTCCTCTCCAGGCTCTAGCCTGTTTATTGCTTGGGTCTACTCTAGACACCCCAACTGTCTAACCTGAGTATACACCTGGTATATAACTTTTTAACGCCCAGAATTTAACCTGAGGACAGTTCCTGGGGTCCAGCCTGCCCATCCCTAAGCATGGAGCCCCAGCCGAGGGGTCCCTGAGATCTAGCCAAAGCATGTCCTCTAGAGCCTAACCTGTCTCCCTCCCCAGGTCTCACCAGGAGCCTTTCCCTCACCTGAAGCTGAGAGAGACTCCGTCCACCCACTGGTAGCCCTGAACCTTGCCCAGATGGCGCACAGCCCTCAGGCCCAGCCAGTAACCACGGCCACGCGTGTTCCGAGTGAGGAAGCCCTAGAAAGGAGGGGACATCTGAGCCTGCAGAGTCCGCCCCGCCCTGCCCCACCGCCTGACCACGCCCCCTCCCCCTGCGCACCTGCTCATCCAGGCCCCCAACGATCACCAGGTGCGCGCTGGCATCTGCGCAGTGACCCTGCGCCGCCGCCCACGTCGTCTTTGGCACAGAGAAAAAGTAGCAGGAGCCCTCGAAGGACAGCCACGACGTGGGGCACGGCTCGCAGGAGTCTGCGGGGTGGCGAGGGTCAGAGAGGTCGCGTGCTTCCAGGGGCAACGCACCGAGAGGATGCAGTGGGTAGGGGTTCGGCCCCGCGGGTTCAGGGGTGGAGACACAGAACCAGGCCAAGGTCCAGGAGGGACAGGGTCCACTTACGCCCTCACagcccgccccccaccccccgtctCGCTCACTGTTCTGGAGCCTCACGGCCTCCAGCGCCCGGAACAGCTCAGTGCGGACGTCCTCACGGCCCCTGCCGGCTTCAGCCAAGCCCTGGGTCACTGCGGGGTCAAGGGAGCGGGGATTATGGCTGGGGTCAGGGCCAGGACCAGGGTCATGACTAGCTAAAGGTCAGGACCCCTGTCTGTGGTCATTGTACCCTCGGTGCCAGCGTCCAGGATGGCACAGGGTCAAGGGCGGTTACAACTGGGCAGGGTCCGGGTGTGGCTGGCGCTAGGAGTAGCAGGCAAGGTCAGAGTGCAGCGTCAGGGTCAGGACGGGGTGCATGATCGGGGTCGGGGTCAGCACTCAGgacggggtcggggtcgggggaCGCGGCCAGGGCTCAGGGCTGGGGTCGCGTCGGGCCCTCACCGCGCTCACGCAGTTCCCGCAGGGCGCTCTCCTGCTCCATCAGCTTCGCCTGCGCCTCCCCAAGCTCCGCGCGCGTGGTCTGCAGCAGCGCCTGCGTCCCCGAGCCTGGGAGCCGCGGGGTGAGAGGGGCGAGGGCGGCGAGGATGGGGCGGGACTTCGGAGACCAGCCCCCCCCCCACGCCCCACCCGCCGCAGGCCTCGGCCCCGGCCCCCCTCCCATCGCGGCCGCAAGACCCCGTCCCTGCGCCCACAGCCTTGGCCGCGCCCCCTCACAGCAGCTGTGGCAGTCTCCGACCTCCTCCTTCAGGGCACCCAGCGCCGCCGTCTGCTTCGAGGCTGGAACGACCCCCGCCCCAAAATGCATGCCCCTCGGGTCACTTGGGAGGACTCAGGggacccccttccccaccccggGGCCAGCCTCAGGGACCATAGGGTCCCCACGCACTCGAGACTCCATCTCCGGGGTCTCAGACGCTCCCACCTCGCACGCCCCGGGGGCCCAGGCGCCCGGCTCTGCACACACCGTTTGTCCTCAGCAGGTCGTGGCCGTCAAGCAGCGCCGCGCGCTCcgtggaggctgaggagagaggctCCTGCAGGCGAGGCCGGGGACTCGGGAATCCTTCCCTCGCCCGGGGGGTGCAGGGTCCCCCAACTCGGGACCACGGAGCGGGCGGGCAGGCATACAGCTCACACGATGCGCACACACGCCGATGGGAGACAAACGCGCGGGGACTCGCGCACATACGTGCACGCCATGTGCACACGCGTGAGTGCACACGGCCCAAAGATGTACACACACTCTGCTCACACTCAGACGCGAACAGGACCCCAGGATGCAGCTGGTGCGCCATGCAGTGGGGGTTTTGTGTCCCCAGGGGGGCCGGATGCAACACCTCCCCATCGAGAGTCACTCACCCTTGGACAATAGGATACTCAGAATCACAGCCCAAAGGACTGTGGCGACCAGGACAGCCAGGGCCAAGAAGAGGGGTCTCCTGCTCCGGTGCACCCAGCGTCCCCAGGGCCCTGGCATAACAAGGACGGCATGCTGGGTACCCCAGAACTGAGCCCTGGAGGCCTGAGT from Pan paniscus chromosome 20, NHGRI_mPanPan1-v2.0_pri, whole genome shotgun sequence encodes the following:
- the CLEC4G gene encoding C-type lectin domain family 4 member G isoform X3; this translates as MTASPWTPPGPWGRWVHRSRRPLFLALAVLVATVLWAVILSILLSKASTERAALLDGHDLLRTNASKQTAALGALKEEVGDCHSCCSGTQALLQTTRAELGEAQAKLMEQESALRELRERVTQGLAEAGRGREDVRTELFRALEAVRLQNNSCEPCPTSWLSFEGSCYFFSVPKTTWAAAQGHCADASAHLVIVGGLDEQGFLTRNTRGRGYWLGLRAVRHLGKVQGYQWVDGVSLSFSHWNKGEPNDAWGRENCVMMLHTGLWNDAPCDSEKDGWICEKRRNC
- the CLEC4G gene encoding C-type lectin domain family 4 member G isoform X4; translation: MDTTRYSKWGGSSEEVPGASTERAALLDGHDLLRTNASKQTAALGALKEEVGDCHSCCSGTQALLQTTRAELGEAQAKLMEQESALRELRERVTQGLAEAGRGREDVRTELFRALEAVRLQNNSCEPCPTSWLSFEGSCYFFSVPKTTWAAAQGHCADASAHLVIVGGLDEQGFLTRNTRGRGYWLGLRAVRHLGKVQGYQWVDGVSLSFSHWNKGEPNDAWGRENCVMMLHTGLWNDAPCDSEKDGWICEKRRNC
- the CLEC4G gene encoding C-type lectin domain family 4 member G isoform X2 encodes the protein MDTTRYSKWGGSSEEVPGGPWGRWVHRSRRPLFLALAVLVATVLWAVILSILLSKASTERAALLDGHDLLRTNASKQTAALGALKEEVGDCHSCCSGTQALLQTTRAELGEAQAKLMEQESALRELRERVTQGLAEAGRGREDVRTELFRALEAVRLQNNSCEPCPTSWLSFEGSCYFFSVPKTTWAAAQGHCADASAHLVIVGGLDEQGFLTRNTRGRGYWLGLRAVRHLGKVQGYQWVDGVSLSFSHWNKGEPNDAWGRENCVMMLHTGLWNDAPCDSEKDGWICEKRRNC
- the CLEC4G gene encoding C-type lectin domain family 4 member G isoform X1, giving the protein MAHQLHPGVLFASECEQSVCTSLGRVHSRVCTWRARMCASPRAFVSHRRVCASCELYACPPAPWSRVGGPCTPRAREGFPSPRPRLQEPLSSASTERAALLDGHDLLRTNASKQTAALGALKEEVGDCHSCCSGTQALLQTTRAELGEAQAKLMEQESALRELRERVTQGLAEAGRGREDVRTELFRALEAVRLQNNSCEPCPTSWLSFEGSCYFFSVPKTTWAAAQGHCADASAHLVIVGGLDEQGFLTRNTRGRGYWLGLRAVRHLGKVQGYQWVDGVSLSFSHWNKGEPNDAWGRENCVMMLHTGLWNDAPCDSEKDGWICEKRRNC